The Cellulomonas shaoxiangyii sequence GTGCTCGTCGAGCGTCTCGTCGACGGCGTGGTCGGTGCTGGCGGCCGGGGTCTGCTCGGCCGCGTCGTCGTTCACGGGGGTGTCGGTGGTCACGCGGTGCTCTTCACTGGGCGGGGTGACGGCTCACGTACCGGACGGGGCCGGCCGGGCGCGGGGCGCCCGACGGCCCGGCGGCGGGCACGCCACGCGGGTTGGCCGGCAGCCGATCGCAGAATTCGCCTCGCGCGCGCCGGATGCGGCAGGAGCCGCTGCGGGCGCGTCGTGCGAGGTGGTCCGTCAGGACCGGGTAACAGGACGACCGGGCAACCGATGTACGGGTTGTACCCCGCCACTCTATCCGACGGGCGTGCGGCCGCCGCCGGTGGTGCCGCCGCGGGCGGCACTAGGATCCCCGGATGACCTCCGACGCCGGCAACGCCGCCCCCGAGCCGTCCGACACGCCGTCCGCCGAGCGGGCGTCGAACGGCGCCGCCGGCAAGGGCGCCGACCGGCCCGGGGACGCCGGGGTCGACGCGGCGGAGGCGGTCGGCACGGCCGACGCCGTGGAGGTGCTCGGGCTCGTCGCGGCCCTCGAGCACCAGGCCTTCGCCCGCCTGGCGGGGGACAGCGCGCAGGCGCCCGGCCTCGAGCAGGCCCTCGCGCTCAGCCGGTTCGCCGCACGGTGCACCGAGCGGCGGGACCGGGTGCTCGCGCGCATCGCCGAGCTCGGTGGCGACCCCGTGGCGGCGCTCGCGCGGTTCGGCACGGTGCTCGACGACTTCGACGCCCGCACGACGCCGAGCTCGTGGTCGGAGCGGCTCCTGAAGGCGTACGTCGGCTACGGCGTCGCCGACGACTTCTGCCGGCTCGTCGCGCGCGGGCTCGACGCGCAGTCGCGCGTGCTCGTCGCGGAGCTGCTCGACGACGCCTCGCACGCCGAGCTCGCGGTGCGCGAGCTCGACGCGGTGTGCGCGCAGGACTCGGTGGTCTCCGCGCGGCTCGCCCTCTGGGGCCGCCGGCTGGTGGGGGAGGCCCTGGGCGTCGTGCTGCGGCTCGCGCAGCGCCCCGGGGTCGCGCGCGTCCTGGACCGCGCGGACGTCGGGAGCGCCCCCGCGCAGGAGACCCCGGCCACGGTGTTCAACGAGCTGACGGCGCAGCACACGCGCCGCATGTCGCGCCTGCGGCTGACGGCCTGAGGCGCCGCGCCCGCGGCTCCGGACGCACGGACGCCCCGGCGGACGTGCCGCCGGGGCGTCGGGCGTGCCGGTCGTCAGATGGTGCCGAAGCCCACGCGACCCTTCGTCTCCGCGCCGATGTCCACGAAGCCGAGCGAGGCCGCCGGCACGATGACGCGGCGGCCGCGCGTGTCGGTCAGCTCGAGCGTCGACGTCGTGCCGGAGAGCGCGTCCTTCACGAGCGCCGCGATCTCGTCCGCGCTCTGGTCCGACTCGAGCGTGATCTCGCGCGGCAGGTTCTGCACGCCGATCGTGATCTCCACGGGTACTCCTCCGAACGCCGGGGTCCCGCCGCAGGTGGCGGCGGGGTGTCGCGGTCGATCCTAGGCGCCCTCGTACGTGAAGTCCGGCCGGACGAGCCCGGCCACCCCGCGCCACGAGAGGTCGGACACCAGGTCGACCACGCGGTCCGTGCCCTGCCCGTCGCCGTGGCGCAGCCAGTACGTCGCCGCGCCCTGCGCCGTCGCGACGAGCGCCGCCGCCAGCACGTCGCCGTCCGCGCGGCTGCGGCCGGTGACCTGCACGAGGACCTCGGCGATGCGCCGGGTCGCCTCCGCGGTCGCGTGCTCGACGCGGCCGCGGACCTGCGCGTCGTGCGTGACGTCCGACTCGAAGAGCAACGTCGACGACTCGCCGGCCACCTGCACGAACGCGAGGTACGCCTGGACGATCGCGGCGACGACGTCGCGGCCCGCGCCGCGCTCGACCGGTCCGGCCTCGACGGGGGCGACGGCCCGCTCGACGGCGGCCAGCAGGTCGGCGCCCTGCGCGTCCACGACGGCGAGGTAGAGGTCGAGCTTGGACGGGAAGTGCCGGTAGAGGACCGGCTTGCTGACCTCCGCGCGCTCCGCGATGTCGTCCATCGACACGTGGTGGAACCCCTCGGTCGCGAACAGGTCGAGCGCGATCGCGAGCAGCTGCTCGCGGCGCTCGACCCGCGTCATCCGGGGGCCGCGCGGTGCGCGCGCCGCGGCGGCTCCGGGGGCACCGGAGGGTGCGCCGACGCCGTCCGAGGGGTCCCGCGGGTCCGTCATGCCGCGATCGTACTGAGGCGTACGTCCCGGTTTCAGGGCCGTCCACGCCCGCGTGCGCCCCGCGGACGGTGCCGGCCGCGCTGCGCCGGGGGCGCGCGGCGGTGCGGTGCCGGTCGTGTCGGTGGTCCGTGGTGGGATCGGGCCGTGACGACCGCAGCGACCACGCGCCTCGTGCCGCCGCCGACCGTCCGCGCGCACGCGGCGGGGCCTGCCGCGCCCCTCCTGGACCCGGTGCAGCGGGACGTCGTCGCGCGCGTCGCGGCCGGGACCGACCCGGTGCTCCTGGTCACGGGCGCACCCGGGACGGGTCGCACGACGGTGGCGCTCGAGGCCGCCGCGGCTGCCGTCGAGGCCGGGCTCGCCCCCGACGACGTCCTGGTGCTGGCGGCCTCCCGGCGTGCCGCAGGCGACCTGCGCGACCGGCTGGCGGTGCGCCTCGGCCGCACGTCGGGACGCCCCCTGGTGCAGACCGCGGCCGCCGTGGCCTTCGCGGTGCTGCGCGCCCGCGCCGGTGCGCTCGGCGAGCCGCCGCCCGTGCTGGTCTCCGGGCCCGAGCAGGACCGGGCCCTGGCCGAGCTGCTCGCCGGGCACGCCGCGGGAGAGGTGCCGGGACCGGTCTGGCCGGCCGGCGTGCCGGCGGAGGCGCGGACGGCGCGCGCCTTCCGCGACGAGCTGCGGGACCTGCTGATGCGCGCCGCCGAGCGCGGCCTCGCACCGCCCGACCTGGCCGCGCTGGGCCGGCGGCACGGACGGCCCGCGTGGGTCGCCGCCGCGGCGCTGTACGCGGAGTACCTCGACGTCATGGCGCTCGCCGCCGGGACGCCCGACGCGGGCGAGCGCCTGGACCCGGCGGTCGTCGTCGACGCGGCCGTCGCGGCGCTGCGCGGGTGGGACGACGAGGTGCCGGGCGTGCCGTGCCCGCAGCGCCGGCTCGTCGTGGTCGACGACCACCAGGAGAGCACCGCGGCGACCGCCCGGCTGCTGCGCGCGTTCCTCGACCGGGGCGCCCGCCTGCTGCTGCTCGGCGACCCGGACGTCGCCGTGCAGACGTTCCGCGGTGCGGACCCGTCGCTCGTGGCGCGGGCGACGGCCGACGGCACGGGCACGGGTGAGCTCGGCGCCCGGCAGGTCGTGCTGCCGACGGTGTGGCGGCAGACGCCCGCGCTGCGCGCGGTGACGGCGCGGCTCACCGAGCGCATCGGCGCGGTGGGCACGGCGGCGCACCGCCGCGCGACGACCCCCGCGGGCCGGCCCGACGGGCCCGCTCCGCGCGTCGCCGTGCTGCCGAGCGGTGCGCAGGAGGCGGCGTGGGTGGCGCACGAGCTGCGCACGGCGCACCTGCGTCGCGGCGTGCCCTGGGACGAGATGGCCGTCGTCGCGCGGTCGGGCGCTCGGGTGACCGTGCTGCGCCGTGCGCTCGCGCAGGCCGGTGTGCCGGTGCGGGTCGTCGGGTCCGACGTGCCGTTGCGCGAGGAGCCCGCGGTCCGCCCGCTGCTCGACGCCGTGCGGGTCGCCGTGGGCGAGCCGCTCGACGCCGAGACCGCCGCGCGCCTCGCGTGCTCGCCGCTCGGCGGGCTCGACAGCGTCGGCCTGCGCCGCGTGCGGCGGGCGCTGCGCGCCGAGGAGCTCGCGGGCGGCGGCGGCCGGTCGAGCGACGCCCTGCTCGTCGAGGTGCTCGAGGCCCCGGGGCGGGCCGCGACCCTGCCGCCGCACGTCGCGCGGCCCGTGGAGCGCCTGGCCGCCGTGCTCGACGCGGGCCGGCAGGCCGTCGCCGCGCCCGGCGCGGACGTCGAGGCGGTGCTGTGGGCCGTCTGGCACCGGGCCGGGCTGGCCGACCCGTGGCGGCGCGTGGCGCTCGCGGGAGGGGCGGCGGGGGAGCGCGTCGACCGGGACCTCGACGCGGTCCTCGCGCTGTTCAAGGCCGCCGAGGTGTTCGTCGACCGCAACCCGCAGGCGACGCCCGGGACGTTCGTCGAGTGGGTCCTCGCGCAGGACCTCCCGGCCGACTCGCTCGCGGCCAGCTCCCGCGCGGCGGGCGTCAGCGTGCTCACGCCCGCCGGCGCGGCGGGTCGCTCGTGGGACGTCGTCGCGGTCGTCGGCGTGCAGGACGGCGCGTGGCCCGACCTGCGGCTGCGCGACTCGCTGCTCGGTGCGCAGGCGCTCGTCGACGTCGTCACGGGCCGGGCCAGCGCGGTGCCCGCCGGCGCGGGACCGGCGACGGCGGCGGGCGGCGACACGGGAGCGGCGCGGGCCGCGGTGCTCGCCGACGAGCTGCGCTCGTTCACCGTCGCGGTGTCGCGCGCCCGCACGCACCTGCTGGTCACCGCGGTCGACGATCAGGACGCGAGCCCCTCGCCGTTCCTCGACCTGGTGCAGCCGCCCACGGGCGACGGCCCCGACCCGCGTCGCGCGTCCGCACCCGCGCCCCTCGACCTGCGCGGCCTGGTGGCCCGGCTCCGCGCGACGCTCGAGCGCACGGCCCGGGAGACCGGCACGCCCGATGCCGCCGCCGCGCGGACGCTGGCCCGGCTCGCGCGCGCCGGTGTACCGGGCGCGCACCCGGACGCGTGGTTCGGCCTCGCCGCCCCGTCCAGCACGGCACCGCTGTGGGCGCCGGAGGACCGCGTACCCGTGTCGCCGTCGCGGTTGGAGACGGCGCAGCGCTGCACCCTGCGGTGGGCGCTCGAGTCGGCGGGCGGCACGCCGGCGTCCTCCGCGCTGCAGTCGCTCGGCACGCTGGTGCACGCGATCGCCCAGGAGCACCCGACGGCGGACCGTGCGACCCTCGCGGCCGAGCTCGACCGGCGCTGGCCCGAGCTGGGCCTCGGCGAGGGGTGGCCCTCCGTGGCCGCCCGGCGGCGGGCCGACGCGATGGTCGACCGGCTCGCGACCTACCTGGGCACGTCCGGCGAGCCGCTGCTCGTCGAGGCGCCGTTCACGCTCGAGACGGACCGGGCCGTCGTGCGCGGGTCGGTCGACCGGGTGGAGCTCGTCGGCCGGCTCGCGCCGGACGGTGCAGTGCCGGACGGAACGGTCGCGGACGGGGCGGTCGCGGACGGTGCCGTGTCGGACGCGGCGGGCGGGGGCGCGGCGGGCGGGGACGCGGCGGCGCGTGAGCGCCCGGTGGTGCGGGTCGTCGACCTCAAGACGGGGTCGCGCGTGCCGACGACCGCGCAGGCCGCCGACCACCCGCAGCTCGGCGCCTACCAGCTCGCGGTGGACGCCGGTGCGGTGCCGGGGCTGCCGGCGGGCACGGTCAGCACCGGCGCGCACCTGGTCTACCTCTCCCAGGGCTCGCAGAAGCCGACGGAGCGCCGCCAGGCGTCGCTCGGTCCCGAGACGGACGGCCCGAGCTGGGCGCGCGCGCTCGTCGACGAGGTCGCCGACCGCATGGCCGCCTCGGCGTTCGAGGCGCGCACCAACGAGCTGTGCGACCGCTGCCCCGTCCGGCGGGCGTGCCCGCTGCGCGGCGAGGGTGGGCAGGTGGTCGCGTGAGTGCCGTCCCGACCGAGGCCCCGGCGGCGCCCGGCGCCGCCCCGCCCGCGCTCTCGGCGGAGCGGATCGCGCTGCTCGTGGGCCAGCACCCGCCGACCGAGGAGCAGAGGCGCGTCATCGAGGCGCCGCTGCGCCCGTCGCTCGTCGTCGCCGGCGCGGGCTCCGGCAAGACCGAGACGATGGCCGGCCGCGTGGTGTGGCTGGTCGCGAACGGGCTCGTGGCGCCCGAGCAGGTGCTCGGGCTGACGTTCACGCGCAAGGCCGCCGGCGAGCTCGCCGAGCGGGTGCGCCGTCGGCTGCGGGCCCTCGCACGCGCCGCCGCCCGCGAGGGGGTCGCCCTGCCGACCGGGGCGGACGTGCTCGACGAGCTCGCGCGCCCGCACGTGTCGACCTACCACGCGTACGCGGCGAGCCTCGTCTCGGACCACGCCCTGCGGCTCGGCGTCGAGCCGGGCGCCCGGCTGCTGGGGGAGGCCGCGCAGTGGCAGCTCGCGGCGCAGGTCGTCGAGTCGTGGACCGGGGACCTCGAGACGGCGGCGGCGACGTCGACGGTCGTCGACGCGGTGCTCTCGCTCGCGGGGGCGCTGGACGAGCACCTCCTCGAGCCGGCCGAGGCGCGCGCTCGCATCGAGGCACTCGCCGCCGACCTCGCCGCCACGCCCGTGGGCGAGGACCGCCGGGCTCCGCAGGCGCGGGCCCGCGCACTCGTCGCCTCCCTCGGCGAGCGCGCCCGCGTGCTCGACCTCGTCGCCGACTACCGGGCCCGCAAGCGCGCCTCCGACGCCCTCGACTTCGGGGACCAGGTCGCGCTCGCGGCACGGATCGCGCGCGACGCGCCCGAGGTGGGCGCCGCCGAGCGCGCCCGGTACCGCGTCGTGCTGCTCGACGAGTACCAGGACACGTCGTACGCGCAGCTCGTGCTGCTGTCGGCGCTCTTCGCCGGCGGCCACCCCGTCACGGCCGTCGGCGACCCGAACCAGTCGATCTACGGCTGGCGCGGCGCCAGCCCGGCCGGTCTGGCCCGCTTCCCGGAGATGTTCCCCGTCGTCGAGCGCGAGCCGGGACGCCGTGGTGGTGCGGCGCGCGAGCGCCGGCGTCCGGCCGACGTCGTGCAGCTGTCGACGTCCTGGCGCAACGACGTCGCGGTGCTCGCCGCGGCGAACCACGTCGCCGCGCCCCTGCGCGCCGCCGGCGCACGCGTCGACGTGCCGGAGCTGCGCGCGCGCCCCGGCGCGGGCGCGGGCACGGTGCTCGCGGCGGTGACGGCCACGGTGGAGGAGGAGGCGGCCGCCGTGGCGGCCTTCGTGGCCGGGCAGTGGCGCCCCGCCGGCCACCCCGGGGGGCGTCGCACGGCCGCGGTGCTCTGCCGCAAGCGCTCGCAGTTCGAGCCGTTGCGCCGAGCGCTGCGCGCCGAGGGGCTGCCGGTCGAGGTCGTCGGACTGGGCGGACTGCTCGCCGCACCGGAGGTGGTCGACCTCGTCGCGGTGCTGCAGGCGGCCCACGACCCGACGCGCGGTGACGCGCTCGTGCGGCTGCTCACCGGTGCACGCACGCGCCTGGGTGCCGCCGACCTGCACGCGCTCGGCGACTGGGCGCGGCAGGGTGCCCGCACGCACGGCGTCCGCGACCCCCGCGGCGGGGGCGTCCAGGCGGACGTCGTCGACGAGCGCAGCCTCGTCGACGCGCTCGACGACCTGCCGCGGGAGGGCTGGCGGAGCCCCGCGGGCCGGTCCCTCACCCCGGTGGGGCGGCGCCGCCTGCGCGACCTGGCCGGCGTGCTGCGGGCGGTGCGCACGCACCAGGGCCTGTCGCTGCCCGAGCTCGTGAACGAGGCGGAGCGGCTGATCGGCCTCGACATCGAGGTGCAGGCGCGTCCGGATGCGGACGCCGGCCGGGCCCGCGCGAACCTCGACGCCTTCGCGGACGTCGTCGCGGACTTCGCCCGCGGCGCGGACCGGCCGAGCCTGGGCGCGCTGCTCGCGTGGCTCGAGGCCGCCGACGCCCGCGAGGACGGGCTGGAGCTGCCCGTGACGGAGCCCGACCCGGACGCCGTGCAGCTCATGACGGTGCACGCCTCGAAGGGCCTGGAGTGGGACGTCGTCGCGGTCGCGGGGATGGTCGACGGCGGGCTGCCGGCCACGCCGATGCTCGGCGCCGACGGGCCCAAGGACTCGGGCTGGCTCACCGGGCTGGGCGTCCTGCCGTACCCGCTGCGCGGCGACGCCGAGGACCTGCCGCGCCTCGAGTGCGCCGGCGCGGCCGACGCCAAGGACCTGCACGAGCGGATCGTGCGGTTCACCCACGACGCGGGCGAGCACGAGGTCGCGGAGGAGCGGCGGCTCGCGTACGTCGCGGTCACGCGGGCGCGCGACCGCCTGCTGCTCACCGCCGCGCGGTGGGCCGACGCCAAGTCGCCGCGCCGCGTCTCCCCGTTCCTGTCCGACCTCGTCGACGCGGGTCTCGCGCTCGTGCAGGAGTGGGCCGACGAGCCCGCGCCCGACGAGACGAACCCGCGGGCCGCGCTCGTCGAGACGGCCGTGTGGCCGGCGGACCCGTTCGCGCGGGACGGCGCCGCACCGCGCCGGCCGGCGGTCGAGGCCGCGGCCGCCTCGGTGCTCGCCGCCCTGCAGCAGCAGCCGCCGCACGACGCGGGGGACGGGCCGGGCACGCGGGCCGCACCGTCCGGGGCCGCCGCACCGTCCCCGGCGGTGGCGCACGACGGGGACCCCGGCGCGGACCGGCCGGCCGACGACGACTGGGACGCGCTCGCGGACCGCCTCCTCGCCGAGCAGGCGGAACGGCGCGGAGGGGAGGCCCGCGTCCCGCTCCCGGCGCACCTCTCGGCCTCCTCGCTCGTCCGCCTCGACGCGGACCCCGCGGACTTCGCGCTCGGCCTGCGTCGTCCGGTCCCGCGCGAGCCGTCCCGCCAGGCGCGGCGCGGCACCGCGTTCCACGCCTGGGTCGAGGCCTGGTACGGCAGCGCCACCCTGGTCGACCTCGACGACCTGCCGGGCGCCGACGACGACTCCGCCCCCGTGGACGCCGACCAGGCCGAGCTGCGGGCGGCCTTCCTGCGCACGCCCTGGGCGCACCGGACGCCGGTCGCGGTCGAGGTGGACGTCGAGACGACGGTGGGCGGCTACGTGCTGCGGTCGCGCATCGACGCCGTGTTCGCCGACCCCGACCGCCCGGACGAGCCGGGCGCCGTCGTCGTCGTCGACTGGAAGACCGGCGCGCCGCCGCCGGACCGTGCGGAACGCGAGTCGCGTGCGCTGCAGCTCGCCGTGTACCGGCTCGCGTGGGCCCGCTGGACGCGCACCGACCCGGCTCTCGTGCGTGCCGCCTTCTGCTACGTCGGCGCGGGCGTGACGGTGGCGCCCGACCGGCTGCCCGACGAGGACGAGATCGCCGCCCTGCTGGCGGCGGCCGCGCCGGTGCCGGGCGCGTGAGCGCCGGGTGGTGCGGTGCGCGTCAGAGGGCCGCGGTCGCCTCGTCGTCGACGCGCGTGTGCTCGTCGAGGTCGCGGAGCATCTCCACGGCGTCGTCGACGACGTCGCGGCGACCGCTGCGCACGCCGTGCAGCAGCCAGCGGGCGAGCGCCAGCTCGCCCGCGAGCATCGCCCGGTCCGCCAGGTGCGGGTCCGTCAGCTCGGTGCGCCGCAGCAGGTACGACTCGAGGATCGCGTCGACGGCATCCTCCGGCGCCGCCACCAGCAGCGCCGACAGGTCGTCCGCCGGGTCGGCGACCATCGCACCGCCCCAGTCCAGGATGCCCGCGACGGCGCCGTCCGCGACCAGCACACGCGCGCTCGTGAGGTCGCCGTGCACGACGGTGGGCCGGAAGCGCCACAGCGCGACGTCCTCGAGCATCTCCTCCCACCGGCGCAGGAGCGTGGGCGGCACCAGCCCGGTGCGTGCCGCATCGTCGACCTCCGCCTGCCGCCGGTCGCGGTACCCCGCGGCGTCGTAGACGGGCAGGCCCGCGTCCTCGACCACGGCCGTGGGCAGCTCGTGCACGGCCGCCACGGCGCGGCCGACCGACGCGGCCAGGCCGGGACCCGAGCGCAACGTCTCGAGCCGCAGCGGCCGGCCGACGACCTCGCGGTGGACGCAGGCGCGACCACCCTCGGGCAGGTGCGCGAAGCCGACCGGCCGGGGCACGACGAACGGCAGGCGACCCTCGTCGACGTGCGGTGCGAGCGCCTCGAGCAGCGCGACCTCGGCCTCGAGCGCCGCCCCGGCCCCCGCGTGCTGCGGCGCACGCACGACCCACCGCCGACGGACGGAGTCCACGACGACCGCGACGTCGAAGTCGCTGCCCGTGGTGGCGGGGCGGCGGACGTCGTACGCGTCGAGGCCGGGGATCGCGACGGTCGCGAGGGCGGCGAGGGCGAGGGGCGAACGGCTCACGTCTGCCAGCGTAGGTCGGCGGGGCCCGTCGGCCGTGGCGGTGCCCGGGCGTGTTGGGCGTCCGATTCGTCCGACGCGGGCCTCGCCGTGGACGCCGGGTGGACGCCGGGTGCGCGGCGGCCGGCGCCGCTCGGGCACCGCGAGGGTCGTGGGAGCCGCCCCGGGGCGGCCGGGCGGCCGTCGGGGCCGCCGCGTAGCGTGACCGCGTGAACCCCGAGCTCCTCGTCGACCTCCCGCTCGCGCGCAGCCGCACCGACCGTGCGGCACTCCTGCGTGCGGAGCCCGAGGCGGTGCCGGCCGCGCTCGCCGACCCGCGCACGCGCGTGCTCGTGGTGCGGGACGGCGGCATCCGCACCGACGGGCCCGCGGGCGTGCGCTGGTACACGGTCGCCGACGTGCGCGCCGAGGCCGAGGCGGTGCTGGGGGTCGACGCCGTGCCCCTCGACGCCTGGCTGCTGCTGGGGGCGGAGGACGACGGCGCACGCGTCCTCGCGCTGCGCCTGCCGGACCACGCTCCGGTGCCGGCGGGTACGGGGCCGGCGGACGCAGCGGTGCACGCCCCGGCGGGCGCGACACGCGCCGGCGGCGCGGCGGGCACCGGCGACGGGTGGGCCTCGTTGCGCGTCGTCGGCGCCGCGCTCGACGCCCGGGACGCGGGCCTGGCCACGACCGCGGTGGCTCTCGACGCGTGGCACGACCGCCACCCGCGGTGCCCGCGCTGCGGGGCGCCGACCCGCGTCGCGCAGGCCGGCTGGTCCCGGGTCTGCGACGTCGACGGCTCCGAGCACTACCCGCGCACCGACCCCGCCGTGATCATGGCGGTCGTGGACGACGCGGACCGGCTCCTGCTCGGGCACGCCGCCACGTGGCCGGAGGGCCGCTACTCGACCCTCGCGGGGTTCGTGGAGGCGGGCGAGTCCGCCGAGCAGGCGGTGCGTCGCGAGGTGCGCGAGGAGACCGACGTCGTCGTGGACCGGGTCGAGTACCGGGGCAGCCAGCCGTGGCCGTTCCCGGGTTCGCTGATGCTCGGGTACCGCGCGCACGCGGTCCGCACGAACGTCACCGTCGACGGGCAGGAGGTGACCGCGGCGCGCTGGTACACCCGCGCCGAGCTCACCGCGGCGGTCCGCGCGGGGACGCTCCTGCTGCCGGGGCGTGCGTCCATCGCGCGTGCGCTCGTCGAGGAGTGGTTCGG is a genomic window containing:
- a CDS encoding ferritin-like fold-containing protein encodes the protein MTSDAGNAAPEPSDTPSAERASNGAAGKGADRPGDAGVDAAEAVGTADAVEVLGLVAALEHQAFARLAGDSAQAPGLEQALALSRFAARCTERRDRVLARIAELGGDPVAALARFGTVLDDFDARTTPSSWSERLLKAYVGYGVADDFCRLVARGLDAQSRVLVAELLDDASHAELAVRELDAVCAQDSVVSARLALWGRRLVGEALGVVLRLAQRPGVARVLDRADVGSAPAQETPATVFNELTAQHTRRMSRLRLTA
- a CDS encoding DUF3107 domain-containing protein; translation: MEITIGVQNLPREITLESDQSADEIAALVKDALSGTTSTLELTDTRGRRVIVPAASLGFVDIGAETKGRVGFGTI
- a CDS encoding TetR/AcrR family transcriptional regulator, producing the protein MTDPRDPSDGVGAPSGAPGAAAARAPRGPRMTRVERREQLLAIALDLFATEGFHHVSMDDIAERAEVSKPVLYRHFPSKLDLYLAVVDAQGADLLAAVERAVAPVEAGPVERGAGRDVVAAIVQAYLAFVQVAGESSTLLFESDVTHDAQVRGRVEHATAEATRRIAEVLVQVTGRSRADGDVLAAALVATAQGAATYWLRHGDGQGTDRVVDLVSDLSWRGVAGLVRPDFTYEGA
- a CDS encoding ATP-dependent helicase — translated: MTTAATTRLVPPPTVRAHAAGPAAPLLDPVQRDVVARVAAGTDPVLLVTGAPGTGRTTVALEAAAAAVEAGLAPDDVLVLAASRRAAGDLRDRLAVRLGRTSGRPLVQTAAAVAFAVLRARAGALGEPPPVLVSGPEQDRALAELLAGHAAGEVPGPVWPAGVPAEARTARAFRDELRDLLMRAAERGLAPPDLAALGRRHGRPAWVAAAALYAEYLDVMALAAGTPDAGERLDPAVVVDAAVAALRGWDDEVPGVPCPQRRLVVVDDHQESTAATARLLRAFLDRGARLLLLGDPDVAVQTFRGADPSLVARATADGTGTGELGARQVVLPTVWRQTPALRAVTARLTERIGAVGTAAHRRATTPAGRPDGPAPRVAVLPSGAQEAAWVAHELRTAHLRRGVPWDEMAVVARSGARVTVLRRALAQAGVPVRVVGSDVPLREEPAVRPLLDAVRVAVGEPLDAETAARLACSPLGGLDSVGLRRVRRALRAEELAGGGGRSSDALLVEVLEAPGRAATLPPHVARPVERLAAVLDAGRQAVAAPGADVEAVLWAVWHRAGLADPWRRVALAGGAAGERVDRDLDAVLALFKAAEVFVDRNPQATPGTFVEWVLAQDLPADSLAASSRAAGVSVLTPAGAAGRSWDVVAVVGVQDGAWPDLRLRDSLLGAQALVDVVTGRASAVPAGAGPATAAGGDTGAARAAVLADELRSFTVAVSRARTHLLVTAVDDQDASPSPFLDLVQPPTGDGPDPRRASAPAPLDLRGLVARLRATLERTARETGTPDAAAARTLARLARAGVPGAHPDAWFGLAAPSSTAPLWAPEDRVPVSPSRLETAQRCTLRWALESAGGTPASSALQSLGTLVHAIAQEHPTADRATLAAELDRRWPELGLGEGWPSVAARRRADAMVDRLATYLGTSGEPLLVEAPFTLETDRAVVRGSVDRVELVGRLAPDGAVPDGTVADGAVADGAVSDAAGGGAAGGDAAARERPVVRVVDLKTGSRVPTTAQAADHPQLGAYQLAVDAGAVPGLPAGTVSTGAHLVYLSQGSQKPTERRQASLGPETDGPSWARALVDEVADRMAASAFEARTNELCDRCPVRRACPLRGEGGQVVA
- a CDS encoding ATP-dependent helicase, translating into MSAVPTEAPAAPGAAPPALSAERIALLVGQHPPTEEQRRVIEAPLRPSLVVAGAGSGKTETMAGRVVWLVANGLVAPEQVLGLTFTRKAAGELAERVRRRLRALARAAAREGVALPTGADVLDELARPHVSTYHAYAASLVSDHALRLGVEPGARLLGEAAQWQLAAQVVESWTGDLETAAATSTVVDAVLSLAGALDEHLLEPAEARARIEALAADLAATPVGEDRRAPQARARALVASLGERARVLDLVADYRARKRASDALDFGDQVALAARIARDAPEVGAAERARYRVVLLDEYQDTSYAQLVLLSALFAGGHPVTAVGDPNQSIYGWRGASPAGLARFPEMFPVVEREPGRRGGAARERRRPADVVQLSTSWRNDVAVLAAANHVAAPLRAAGARVDVPELRARPGAGAGTVLAAVTATVEEEAAAVAAFVAGQWRPAGHPGGRRTAAVLCRKRSQFEPLRRALRAEGLPVEVVGLGGLLAAPEVVDLVAVLQAAHDPTRGDALVRLLTGARTRLGAADLHALGDWARQGARTHGVRDPRGGGVQADVVDERSLVDALDDLPREGWRSPAGRSLTPVGRRRLRDLAGVLRAVRTHQGLSLPELVNEAERLIGLDIEVQARPDADAGRARANLDAFADVVADFARGADRPSLGALLAWLEAADAREDGLELPVTEPDPDAVQLMTVHASKGLEWDVVAVAGMVDGGLPATPMLGADGPKDSGWLTGLGVLPYPLRGDAEDLPRLECAGAADAKDLHERIVRFTHDAGEHEVAEERRLAYVAVTRARDRLLLTAARWADAKSPRRVSPFLSDLVDAGLALVQEWADEPAPDETNPRAALVETAVWPADPFARDGAAPRRPAVEAAAASVLAALQQQPPHDAGDGPGTRAAPSGAAAPSPAVAHDGDPGADRPADDDWDALADRLLAEQAERRGGEARVPLPAHLSASSLVRLDADPADFALGLRRPVPREPSRQARRGTAFHAWVEAWYGSATLVDLDDLPGADDDSAPVDADQAELRAAFLRTPWAHRTPVAVEVDVETTVGGYVLRSRIDAVFADPDRPDEPGAVVVVDWKTGAPPPDRAERESRALQLAVYRLAWARWTRTDPALVRAAFCYVGAGVTVAPDRLPDEDEIAALLAAAAPVPGA
- a CDS encoding phosphotransferase, whose translation is MSRSPLALAALATVAIPGLDAYDVRRPATTGSDFDVAVVVDSVRRRWVVRAPQHAGAGAALEAEVALLEALAPHVDEGRLPFVVPRPVGFAHLPEGGRACVHREVVGRPLRLETLRSGPGLAASVGRAVAAVHELPTAVVEDAGLPVYDAAGYRDRRQAEVDDAARTGLVPPTLLRRWEEMLEDVALWRFRPTVVHGDLTSARVLVADGAVAGILDWGGAMVADPADDLSALLVAAPEDAVDAILESYLLRRTELTDPHLADRAMLAGELALARWLLHGVRSGRRDVVDDAVEMLRDLDEHTRVDDEATAAL
- the nudC gene encoding NAD(+) diphosphatase — translated: MNPELLVDLPLARSRTDRAALLRAEPEAVPAALADPRTRVLVVRDGGIRTDGPAGVRWYTVADVRAEAEAVLGVDAVPLDAWLLLGAEDDGARVLALRLPDHAPVPAGTGPADAAVHAPAGATRAGGAAGTGDGWASLRVVGAALDARDAGLATTAVALDAWHDRHPRCPRCGAPTRVAQAGWSRVCDVDGSEHYPRTDPAVIMAVVDDADRLLLGHAATWPEGRYSTLAGFVEAGESAEQAVRREVREETDVVVDRVEYRGSQPWPFPGSLMLGYRAHAVRTNVTVDGQEVTAARWYTRAELTAAVRAGTLLLPGRASIARALVEEWFGGRIEA